In Naumovozyma castellii chromosome 1, complete genome, one DNA window encodes the following:
- the LSB6 gene encoding 1-phosphatidylinositol 4-kinase LSB6 (ancestral locus Anc_1.266): MTSPQIDRSVVAERPVTSNTYDWLQYRESIDQNQQGRRTSYGTFYRTLSSHSLPLSIFTEDANTIKTEVYDIQLSVFRPVTGYPSRPLKNPKSEEAEFLAIVQHCRNSINRNVKELVRIKTGSSGSYFVYGTENQAKPMGVFKPKDEEPYGPLSPKWSKWAHRTFFPCLFGRSCLIPNLGYICESAASLLDKRLETHLVPYTDTVQLESKMFYDKRRVWLKLWRMEARKQEKIGSFQLFLNDYVGADEFLKKYPLPGMKREHHHPFHTRQCRTESTASHPETMSDATSETQLIIEDSKIHFPLGLPTLKNKLIKNKNLNPRGDLQFEWTEGNLEKFRLELEKLIILDYIMRNTDRGLDNWMIKIEPVIEPGNTDNTTRKAEWSIKLGAIDNGLAFPWKHPDEWRLYPYGWLYLPLNILARPFSESTRRHFIPLLTDKTWWEDSYIEFTSLFQRDADFKDRMWKKQWAVLKGQAFNVLETLRDIRQGPLELVRRTRCIVMDEKIQVPEMSPIITIRNTNAQPPLRTTSSNEENLPPNQETGYTELLDSESLASENAELPNNVQRLSVHPIRNKIVIAERLQAVVSDPVFTWC, from the coding sequence ATGACTTCTCCTCAAATAGATCGATCTGTAGTTGCAGAAAGACCAGTTACTTCGAATACTTATGATTGGTTACAATATAGAGAATCAATAGATCAAAATCAACAGGGAAGACGAACATCTTACGGCACATTTTATCGCACTTTGTCATCACATTCTTTGCCTCTCTCAATATTTACAGAAGATGCGAATACTATAAAAACAGAGGTCTATGATATTCAACTTTCAGTGTTTAGACCTGTCACTGGGTATCCTAGTAGACCTTTAAAAAATCCAAAATCTGAAGAAGCTGAGTTTTTAGCCATTGTTCAACACTGCAGAAACAGCATAAATCGAAATGTCAAGGAGTTAGTAAGAATTAAAACAGGATCTAGTGGCTCCTATTTCGTCTATGGAACAGAAAACCAGGCAAAACCAATGGGTGTTTTTAAGCCTAAGGATGAAGAACCTTATGGCCCCCTATCACCCAAGTGGAGTAAATGGGCTCATAGGACGTTCTTCCCGTGTCTCTTCGGAAGAAGCTGTTTGATCCCCAATTTGGGTTACATATGTGAAAGTGCCGCGTCTCTGTTAGATAAAAGATTAGAAACACATCTGGTGCCATATACTGATACAGTGCAATTAGAATCAAAGATGTTTTATGATAAGAGGAGAGTCTGGTTGAAATTATGGCGCATGGAAGCAAGAAAGCAGGAAAAGATTGGGTCGTTTCAATTATTCTTGAATGATTATGTGGGAGCAGAcgaatttttaaaaaagtATCCACTTCCTGGAATGAAGAGAGAGCATCATCATCCCTTTCATACTAGACAATGTCGGACTGAAAGTACTGCTTCCCATCCGGAAACCATGTCAGATGCTACGTCGGAGACACAATTAATCATTGAAGACTCtaaaattcattttccattagGTCTTCCaactttaaagaataaactcattaaaaataaaaacctTAATCCCAGAGGCGACTTGCAATTTGAATGGACTGAGGGTAATCTTGAGAAATTTCGAttagaattggaaaaactAATTATTTTAGATTACATCATGAGAAACACAGATCGTGGGTTGGATAATTGGATGATCAAAATCGAGCCAGTAATCGAACCTGGCAATACAGATAACACAACAAGGAAAGCTGAATGGTCTATAAAATTAGGTGCAATTGACAATGGCTTGGCATTCCCGTGGAAACATCCCGATGAATGGAGATTATATCCTTACGGCTGGTTATACCTACCGTTAAACATCTTAGCAAGACCGTTTTCAGAATCTACCAGAAGGCATTTTATTCCCTTGCTGACGGATAAGACATGGTGGGAAGACTCATATATCGAATTCACTAGTTTATTTCAAAGGGACGCTGATTTTAAAGATAGAATGTGGAAGAAACAATGGGCCGTCTTGAAGGGACAGGCATTCAATGTGCTGGAAACATTGCGTGACATAAGACAAGGCCCGTTGGAGCTGGTcagaagaacaagatgcATTGTTATGGACGAGAAAATACAAGTTCCTGAGATGTCACCCATAATTACAATTCGGAACACCAATGCTCAACCGCCTCTGAGGACAACGTCAtccaatgaagaaaatttaccTCCCAATCAAGAGACAGGTTATACGGAGTTGCTAGACTCAGAATCATTGGCATCAGAAAATGCTGAGTTACCTAATAATGTACAACGTCTTTCAGTACATCCAATTCGTAATAAAATTGTCATTGCCGAGAGATTACAGGCAGTTGTTTCCGACCCTGTATTCACATGGTGTTAa